The following are encoded together in the Streptomyces rapamycinicus NRRL 5491 genome:
- a CDS encoding ADP-ribosylglycohydrolase family protein, with protein sequence MALSGSALADRILGGWLGRIAGNMLGKPVENGDHWTRDRIDRYLRRADALPLTDYLPALEPPPDPVEFELRPEWQSCVRGRIHGSCRDDDVDYSVLGLHLLETHGPCFSTEQVGEVWLLRLPYLQTFTAERAAYRNLTAGVKPPLTATLDNPYQEWIGALIRADVHGWVNPGDPRRAAAMARRDAVLSHTGNGVYGAMWAAALIAAAFTADGPRAAVDSALDRIPPRCRLARTVRRIASLHDAGVAWADALAQLELETAGLPWIHVVPNAAVLTAGLLYGAGDFTTTIALTVRGGLDTDSNGATAGSVAGVLCGAAAIPPQWTEPLEDRVRSAVFGFDGARISDLAARTHRLAVSG encoded by the coding sequence ATGGCCCTCAGCGGGAGCGCACTCGCGGACCGGATCCTCGGTGGCTGGCTCGGCCGGATCGCCGGGAACATGCTCGGCAAACCCGTCGAGAACGGCGACCATTGGACTCGCGACCGCATCGACCGGTATCTGCGCCGCGCCGACGCCCTCCCGCTGACCGACTACCTCCCCGCCCTGGAGCCGCCGCCCGATCCAGTGGAGTTCGAGCTGCGCCCCGAGTGGCAGAGTTGCGTGCGCGGCCGGATCCACGGCAGTTGCCGCGACGACGACGTGGACTACTCCGTCCTCGGTCTGCACCTGCTGGAGACCCACGGCCCCTGCTTCAGCACCGAGCAGGTCGGCGAGGTGTGGCTGCTGCGGCTGCCGTATCTACAGACCTTCACCGCCGAGCGGGCCGCCTACCGCAATCTCACGGCGGGGGTGAAGCCGCCGCTCACCGCGACCCTCGACAACCCCTACCAGGAGTGGATCGGCGCCCTTATCCGCGCCGATGTCCACGGCTGGGTCAACCCCGGCGATCCGCGGCGCGCCGCCGCGATGGCCCGCCGCGACGCCGTCCTCTCCCACACGGGCAACGGGGTGTACGGGGCGATGTGGGCGGCCGCGCTGATCGCGGCCGCGTTCACGGCGGACGGTCCGCGCGCCGCCGTCGACAGCGCCCTGGACCGGATCCCGCCACGCTGCCGCCTGGCCCGTACGGTGCGCCGGATCGCGTCCCTGCACGACGCGGGCGTGGCGTGGGCAGACGCGCTCGCCCAGCTGGAGCTGGAGACCGCCGGACTGCCCTGGATCCATGTGGTCCCCAACGCCGCCGTCCTCACGGCCGGACTGCTCTACGGCGCGGGCGACTTCACGACGACGATCGCCCTGACGGTACGCGGCGGCCTGGACACCGACTCCAACGGCGCCACGGCCGGATCGGTCGCGGGGGTGCTGTGCGGCGCGGCGGCCATCCCGCCGCAGTGGACCGAGCCGCTGGAGGACCGGGTGCGCAGCGCCGTCTTCG
- a CDS encoding glycerate kinase, with protein sequence MLIAADKFKGSLTAVEVAERVTAGLRRGAPRDGEGLRIAALPVADGGDGTVDAAVAAGFERREARVTGPLGAPVTAAYALRGTTAVVEMAEASGLRHLPKGVFAPLTATTYGSGELLRAALDAGARTIVFGVGGSATTDGGAGMLSALGARFLREDGTPVAPGGGPLRDLATADLSGLDPRLAETETVLASDVDNPLTGPKGAAAVYGPQKGAGEDDVAALDAALAHYVRVLERAVGASATEYALAPGAGAAGGIGFGALVGLRATFRPGIEVMLDVLGFPAALEGTDLVITGEGSLDEQTLHGKAPAGVAAAARARGIEVVAVCGRLSLPPVALGNAGIRRAYALTDLEPDPARCIAEAGPLLERTAERLAADFLP encoded by the coding sequence GTGCTGATCGCCGCTGACAAGTTCAAGGGCTCGCTCACGGCGGTGGAGGTCGCCGAGCGCGTCACGGCGGGCCTGCGGCGCGGCGCGCCCCGGGACGGCGAGGGCCTGCGGATCGCGGCGCTGCCAGTCGCCGACGGCGGGGACGGCACGGTGGACGCGGCGGTCGCGGCCGGTTTCGAACGGCGCGAGGCGCGGGTCACCGGGCCGCTGGGCGCACCGGTGACGGCGGCGTACGCGCTGCGCGGGACCACGGCCGTGGTGGAGATGGCCGAGGCGTCCGGGCTGCGCCATCTGCCGAAGGGGGTCTTCGCGCCGCTCACCGCGACCACGTACGGCAGCGGGGAACTGCTGCGCGCCGCGCTGGACGCGGGCGCCCGCACGATCGTCTTCGGCGTGGGCGGCAGCGCCACGACGGACGGCGGCGCGGGGATGCTCAGCGCGCTCGGCGCGCGCTTCCTGCGGGAGGACGGCACCCCCGTCGCACCGGGCGGGGGCCCGCTGCGCGACCTCGCGACGGCGGATCTGTCCGGCCTCGACCCGCGCCTCGCCGAAACCGAAACCGTCCTGGCCAGCGACGTCGACAACCCGCTGACCGGGCCGAAGGGCGCGGCGGCGGTCTACGGCCCGCAGAAGGGCGCGGGCGAGGACGATGTGGCGGCCCTGGACGCCGCCCTCGCCCACTACGTACGCGTCCTGGAACGCGCGGTCGGGGCGTCGGCCACCGAGTACGCCCTCGCGCCCGGCGCGGGCGCGGCGGGCGGCATCGGCTTCGGCGCCCTCGTCGGCCTGCGCGCGACCTTCCGCCCCGGCATCGAGGTGATGCTCGACGTCCTCGGCTTCCCCGCCGCGCTGGAGGGCACGGACCTGGTGATCACGGGGGAGGGCTCGCTGGACGAGCAGACCCTCCACGGCAAGGCCCCGGCGGGCGTCGCGGCGGCGGCCCGCGCGCGGGGCATCGAGGTGGTCGCGGTCTGCGGCCGCCTGTCCCTGCCCCCCGTGGCCCTGGGCAACGCGGGCATCCGCCGCGCCTACGCCCTCACCGACCTGGAGCCGGACCCGGCCCGCTGCATCGCCGAAGCGGGCCCCCTCCTGGAACGCACCGCAGAACGCCTGGCGGCGGACTTTCTCCCCTAA
- the pssA gene encoding CDP-diacylglycerol--serine O-phosphatidyltransferase, with protein sequence MTVIDPDTQAAWVPEAEVDATCVDETDDMPLSTRLSIADTLTLGNATCGFLAVYFTTTGVLIPHLTGSEDGGMTRHSAASAVMLMLLASVFDLFDGLVARKLRSSAMGAELDNLSDLISFGLAPAYFVLVWGMVSDDAYQRVSVVGAIVVLLAVVLRLARFSCVTLRDGVFQGMPSPFGALTVVSVVLLGLPFVPTLLAIVGVAWLMVSRVEYPKPRGRLAVAMLGWIVTSMALLAAWAFEAPGGELLLQSACALQVVMGAVIPLFATARRVNAFRDNRREARAAQLP encoded by the coding sequence TTGACCGTGATTGATCCCGATACGCAGGCCGCCTGGGTCCCCGAGGCCGAGGTGGACGCGACCTGCGTCGACGAGACGGACGACATGCCGCTGTCGACACGACTGTCGATAGCCGACACGCTGACCCTGGGCAACGCCACATGTGGCTTCCTGGCGGTCTACTTCACCACCACCGGCGTCCTCATCCCGCACCTCACGGGCAGCGAGGACGGCGGGATGACCCGGCACAGCGCCGCCTCCGCGGTGATGCTGATGCTGCTCGCCTCCGTCTTCGACCTCTTCGACGGGCTCGTCGCGCGGAAGCTGCGCAGCTCGGCGATGGGCGCGGAGCTGGACAACCTCTCCGACCTGATCAGCTTCGGGCTGGCCCCCGCGTACTTCGTCCTCGTCTGGGGGATGGTGTCCGACGACGCGTATCAGCGGGTCTCGGTGGTGGGCGCGATCGTGGTGCTGCTGGCGGTGGTGCTGCGGCTTGCCAGATTCTCCTGCGTCACGTTGCGTGACGGCGTCTTCCAGGGCATGCCGAGCCCCTTCGGCGCCCTGACGGTCGTCTCGGTGGTCCTGCTGGGACTGCCGTTCGTGCCGACGCTGCTCGCGATCGTGGGCGTCGCGTGGCTGATGGTGAGCCGGGTGGAGTACCCCAAGCCGCGCGGCCGCCTCGCCGTGGCCATGCTCGGCTGGATCGTCACCAGTATGGCCCTGCTGGCCGCCTGGGCCTTCGAGGCCCCCGGCGGTGAGCTCCTCCTCCAGTCGGCCTGCGCCCTACAGGTCGTCATGGGCGCGGTGATCCCCCTCTTCGCCACGGCCCGCCGGGTGAACGCGTTCCGCGACAACCGCCGCGAAGCAAGGGCAGCCCAACTGCCGTAG
- a CDS encoding acyl-CoA dehydrogenase family protein, translated as MSRLAQTEGLTDIQREILSTVRDFVDKEILPVATELEHRDEYPTAIVEGLKELGVFGLMIPEEYGGLGESLLTYALCVEEIARGWMSVSGIINTHFIVAYMLKQHGTEEQKEYFLPKMALGEIRGAFSMSEPGLGSDVSAISSKAVRDGDEYVLNGQKMWLTNGGSSTLVAVLCRTGETQEGVAPHKAMTTFLVEKEPGFGEVRPGLTIPGKIEKMGYKGVDTTELIMDGLRIPADRVLGGAPNRGFYQMMDGVEVGRVNVAARGCGVARRAFELGVAYAQQRHTFGKPIAQHQAIQFKLAEMGTKVEAAHAMMVNAARKKDSGARNDLEAGMAKYLASEYCKEVVEDAFRIHGGYGFSKEYEIERLYREAPMLLIGEGTAEIQKMIIGRRLLEEYRTQD; from the coding sequence ATGAGCCGCCTCGCGCAGACGGAGGGCCTGACCGACATCCAGCGGGAGATCCTCTCCACGGTCAGGGATTTTGTCGACAAGGAGATCCTGCCGGTCGCGACCGAGCTGGAACATCGTGATGAATATCCGACGGCGATCGTCGAGGGCCTGAAGGAGCTCGGCGTCTTCGGGCTGATGATCCCGGAGGAATACGGCGGCCTGGGCGAGTCACTGCTCACCTACGCGCTGTGCGTGGAGGAGATCGCCCGCGGCTGGATGAGCGTCTCGGGCATCATCAACACCCACTTCATCGTGGCGTACATGCTCAAGCAGCACGGCACCGAGGAGCAGAAGGAGTATTTCCTTCCCAAGATGGCGCTCGGCGAGATCCGGGGCGCCTTCTCGATGTCCGAGCCGGGGCTGGGCTCGGACGTGTCGGCCATCAGCAGCAAGGCGGTGCGGGACGGTGACGAGTACGTCCTGAACGGGCAGAAGATGTGGCTGACCAACGGCGGCAGCTCCACCCTGGTGGCGGTCCTGTGCCGGACCGGCGAAACCCAGGAGGGGGTCGCGCCGCACAAGGCGATGACCACCTTCCTGGTCGAGAAGGAGCCCGGCTTCGGGGAGGTCCGGCCCGGTCTGACCATCCCCGGCAAGATCGAGAAGATGGGCTACAAGGGGGTCGACACCACCGAGCTCATCATGGACGGACTGCGCATTCCGGCCGATCGGGTGCTCGGCGGGGCGCCGAACCGAGGTTTTTACCAAATGATGGACGGAGTCGAGGTCGGCCGGGTGAATGTCGCCGCCCGCGGCTGTGGTGTGGCGCGGCGCGCTTTCGAGCTGGGCGTTGCATACGCACAGCAGCGGCATACCTTCGGTAAGCCGATCGCCCAGCACCAGGCCATCCAGTTCAAACTGGCCGAAATGGGAACAAAGGTCGAGGCGGCGCATGCGATGATGGTCAATGCGGCCCGCAAGAAGGATTCGGGCGCGCGCAACGACCTCGAGGCGGGAATGGCGAAGTACCTGGCGTCCGAGTACTGCAAAGAGGTCGTGGAGGACGCCTTCCGCATCCACGGCGGGTACGGCTTCTCCAAGGAATACGAGATCGAGCGGCTCTACCGAGAGGCACCGATGCTTCTCATCGGCGAAGGGACCGCCGAGATTCAGAAAATGATTATTGGACGGAGGCTTCTGGAGGAATACCGAACCCAAGACTGA
- a CDS encoding MaoC family dehydratase, which translates to MQFGRTYEEFTVGDVYRHWPGKTVTEYDDHLFCLLTMNHHPLHMDSNYAEKTTDFGKNVVVGNYIYSLLLGMSVPDVSGKAIANLEVESLRHVAPTFHGDTIYGETTVLDKTPSKSKTDRGIVYVETKGYKQDSTLVCVFRRKVMVPTAAYIKERGGEQPGRPELGGQ; encoded by the coding sequence ATGCAGTTCGGCCGTACCTACGAGGAGTTCACGGTGGGTGACGTCTACCGGCACTGGCCGGGGAAGACGGTCACCGAGTACGACGACCACCTCTTCTGTCTGCTCACCATGAACCACCACCCGCTGCACATGGACAGCAACTACGCCGAGAAGACGACCGATTTCGGCAAGAACGTGGTGGTCGGTAACTACATCTACTCACTGCTGCTGGGCATGTCCGTCCCCGATGTCTCCGGAAAGGCCATCGCCAATCTGGAGGTCGAGTCACTGCGGCATGTGGCGCCCACCTTCCACGGCGACACCATCTACGGCGAGACCACGGTCCTGGACAAGACGCCGTCGAAGTCCAAAACCGACCGGGGCATCGTGTATGTGGAGACCAAGGGCTACAAGCAGGACTCCACTCTGGTCTGTGTCTTCCGGCGCAAGGTGATGGTGCCGACCGCCGCATACATCAAGGAGCGGGGCGGCGAGCAGCCGGGCCGCCCGGAGCTGGGAGGGCAGTGA
- a CDS encoding phosphatidylserine decarboxylase: MPHSQSSAQRGRVRLARGASPWLLPTVATAAVSLARSRRSGRWTAVAVPATALAAGMLWFFRDPEREITQGRVISPADGVVQSIMPWKDGRTRVAIFMSPLNVHVNRAPLAGTVTSVEHIPGGFVPAFNKESENNERVVWHFDTELGDIEMVQIAGAVARRIVPYVPQGTKVEQGERIGLIRFGSRVDVYLPEGVDVAVEVGQATTAGVTRLDRD; the protein is encoded by the coding sequence ATGCCCCACAGCCAATCCTCTGCACAACGCGGCCGCGTCCGCCTCGCGCGCGGAGCGTCGCCGTGGCTCCTCCCGACCGTCGCCACCGCGGCGGTCAGTCTTGCTCGGTCCCGCCGCTCCGGACGCTGGACGGCGGTCGCCGTGCCCGCCACCGCGCTCGCGGCGGGCATGCTGTGGTTCTTCCGCGACCCCGAGAGAGAGATCACGCAGGGCCGTGTGATCTCCCCGGCCGACGGCGTGGTGCAGAGCATCATGCCGTGGAAGGACGGGCGCACCCGCGTCGCCATCTTCATGAGCCCGCTCAACGTCCACGTCAACCGCGCTCCGCTGGCCGGTACGGTGACCTCCGTGGAGCACATCCCCGGTGGCTTCGTTCCCGCGTTCAACAAGGAGAGCGAGAACAACGAGCGGGTCGTCTGGCACTTCGACACCGAGCTGGGCGACATCGAGATGGTCCAGATCGCCGGCGCCGTCGCCCGGCGTATCGTGCCTTATGTGCCACAGGGCACGAAGGTCGAACAGGGTGAGCGGATCGGTCTCATCCGCTTCGGCTCGCGGGTCGACGTATACCTCCCCGAAGGCGTCGACGTCGCGGTCGAGGTCGGCCAGGCCACCACCGCGGGGGTGACTCGCCTTGACCGTGATTGA
- a CDS encoding protein meaA has protein sequence MSGTPRPKDRPWLMRTYAGHSTAEASNELYRRNLAKGQTGLSVAFDLPTQTGYDPDHILARGEVGRVGVPVSHLGDMRRLFQEIPLERMNTSMTINATAMWLLALYQVVAEEHGADIGKLQGTTQNDIVKEYLSRGTHVFPPGPSLRLTTDMIAYTVNHIPKWNPINICSYHLQEAGATPVQEIAFAMSTAVAVLDAVFASGQVPEDRKGDVVARISFFVNAGVRFIEEMCKMRAFGRIWDRITRERYGIENPKHRRFRYGVQVNSLGLTEAQPENNIQRIVLEMLAVTLSKDARARAVQLPAWNEALGLPRPWDQQWSLRIQQVLAHESDLLEYDDVFEGSHVIESKVAALVEEAEAEIERIQEMGGAMAAVESGYLKARLVASHSERRARIEAGEEKIVGVNCYESTEPNPLTADLDTAIMTVDPENEARVVSALHTWREQRDEVPAQDALGALRKAAVGTDNLMEATLRCARAGVTTGEWAWALRDVFGEYRAPTGVGGAPLAVAPEAGSLLASVREKVGKTAADLGGGRLRLLVGKPGLDGHSNGAEQIAVRARDAGFEVVYQGIRLTPEQIVSAAVAEDVHCVGLSILSGSHAELVPDVLERMRTAGAQDIPVIVGGIIPSSDAAALRAAGVAAVFTPKDFGITEIIGRIVDEIRAANTLPPLEVLV, from the coding sequence ATGAGTGGCACACCCCGCCCCAAGGACCGCCCCTGGCTGATGCGCACCTACGCCGGGCACTCCACCGCCGAGGCGTCCAACGAGCTGTACCGGCGCAACCTGGCCAAGGGCCAGACCGGGCTCTCGGTCGCCTTCGACCTGCCCACCCAGACCGGCTACGACCCGGACCACATCCTCGCCCGTGGCGAGGTGGGCCGGGTCGGGGTCCCGGTCTCGCACCTGGGTGACATGCGGCGGCTGTTCCAGGAGATCCCCCTGGAGCGGATGAACACCTCCATGACGATCAACGCGACGGCGATGTGGCTGCTGGCGCTGTACCAGGTCGTCGCGGAGGAGCACGGCGCCGATATCGGCAAGCTCCAGGGGACGACGCAGAACGACATCGTCAAGGAGTACCTGTCGCGGGGGACGCATGTCTTCCCGCCGGGCCCGAGCCTGCGGCTGACCACCGACATGATCGCGTACACGGTCAACCACATCCCCAAGTGGAACCCGATCAACATCTGCAGCTACCACCTCCAGGAGGCCGGGGCCACTCCGGTGCAGGAGATCGCCTTCGCGATGTCCACGGCGGTCGCCGTACTGGACGCGGTGTTCGCCTCCGGGCAGGTTCCCGAGGACCGTAAGGGCGACGTGGTGGCCCGGATCTCCTTCTTCGTGAACGCGGGCGTCCGCTTCATCGAGGAGATGTGCAAGATGCGCGCCTTCGGCCGCATCTGGGACCGGATCACCCGCGAGCGGTACGGCATCGAGAACCCCAAGCACCGCCGGTTCCGCTACGGCGTCCAGGTGAACTCGCTCGGCCTGACCGAGGCCCAGCCGGAGAACAACATCCAGCGCATCGTCCTGGAGATGCTGGCGGTCACCCTCTCCAAGGACGCCCGCGCCCGCGCCGTCCAGCTCCCGGCCTGGAACGAGGCGCTGGGCCTGCCCCGCCCCTGGGACCAGCAGTGGTCGCTGCGCATCCAGCAGGTCCTCGCCCATGAGAGCGATCTGCTGGAGTACGACGACGTCTTCGAGGGCTCCCACGTGATCGAGTCCAAGGTCGCCGCGCTGGTGGAGGAGGCCGAGGCCGAGATCGAGCGGATCCAGGAGATGGGCGGCGCGATGGCCGCCGTCGAGTCCGGCTATCTCAAGGCGCGGCTGGTGGCCTCCCACTCCGAGCGCCGGGCGCGGATCGAGGCCGGCGAGGAGAAGATCGTCGGCGTCAACTGCTACGAGTCCACCGAGCCCAATCCGCTCACCGCCGACCTCGACACCGCGATCATGACGGTGGACCCGGAGAACGAGGCACGGGTGGTCTCGGCCCTGCACACCTGGCGCGAGCAGCGCGACGAGGTACCCGCCCAGGATGCCCTCGGTGCCCTCCGTAAGGCCGCCGTGGGGACCGACAACCTGATGGAGGCCACCCTGCGCTGTGCCCGCGCGGGCGTGACCACCGGGGAGTGGGCCTGGGCGCTGCGCGATGTCTTCGGCGAGTACCGCGCCCCCACCGGGGTGGGCGGCGCGCCCCTGGCCGTCGCCCCGGAGGCGGGCTCCCTGCTGGCCTCGGTCCGCGAGAAGGTCGGGAAGACCGCGGCCGACCTCGGCGGCGGAAGGCTGCGGCTGCTGGTCGGCAAGCCCGGGCTGGACGGGCACAGCAACGGCGCCGAGCAGATCGCGGTACGGGCCAGGGACGCCGGTTTCGAGGTGGTCTACCAGGGGATCCGGCTCACCCCGGAGCAGATCGTCTCGGCGGCCGTGGCCGAGGACGTGCACTGCGTCGGGCTGTCCATCCTGTCCGGGTCGCACGCCGAGCTGGTGCCGGACGTCCTGGAGCGGATGCGCACCGCGGGCGCCCAGGACATTCCCGTCATCGTCGGCGGGATCATCCCGTCCTCGGACGCGGCCGCCCTGCGCGCTGCGGGTGTCGCCGCCGTTTTCACCCCCAAGGACTTCGGTATCACGGAGATCATCGGCCGTATCGTCGATGAGATCCGCGCCGCGAACACGCTTCCCCCTCTGGAGGTTCTCGTATGA
- a CDS encoding HpcH/HpaI aldolase/citrate lyase family protein: protein MTAPADAAGASRLRPRRSCLAVPGSNPRFLEKAQGLPADQVFLDLEDACAPLAKEDARHTIVKALNEGDWTGKTRVVRVNDWTTHWTYRDVITVVEGAGPNLDCIMLPKVQDAEAIIALDLLLTQIEKTMGFEIGRIGIEAQIENAKGLVNVDEIAGASPRLETIVFGPADFMASINMKSLVVGEQPPGYPADAYHYILMRILMAARMHDLQAIDGPYLQIRNVDGFREVAGRAAALGYDGKWVLHPGQVEAANEVFSPAQEDYDHAELILDAYDYCTSAEGGMKGSAMLGDEMIDEASRKMALVVAGKGRAAGMSRTSTFQPPEA, encoded by the coding sequence ATGACCGCCCCCGCCGATGCCGCCGGCGCCAGCCGCCTTCGTCCGCGCCGCTCGTGCCTCGCCGTCCCCGGCTCCAATCCGCGCTTCCTGGAGAAGGCCCAGGGGCTCCCGGCCGACCAGGTCTTCCTGGACCTGGAGGACGCCTGCGCCCCGCTGGCCAAGGAGGACGCCCGGCACACCATCGTCAAGGCGCTGAACGAGGGCGACTGGACCGGTAAGACCCGGGTGGTGCGGGTGAACGACTGGACCACCCACTGGACGTACCGGGACGTCATCACGGTGGTGGAGGGCGCGGGCCCGAACCTGGACTGCATCATGCTGCCCAAGGTGCAGGACGCTGAAGCGATCATCGCGCTGGACCTGCTGCTCACCCAGATCGAGAAGACGATGGGCTTCGAGATCGGGCGGATCGGCATCGAGGCGCAGATCGAGAACGCCAAGGGCCTGGTCAACGTCGACGAGATCGCCGGAGCCTCGCCGCGTCTGGAGACCATCGTCTTCGGCCCGGCCGACTTCATGGCGTCCATCAACATGAAGTCGCTGGTCGTGGGCGAGCAGCCGCCCGGCTATCCGGCGGACGCCTATCACTACATCCTGATGCGGATCCTGATGGCGGCCCGCATGCATGACCTCCAGGCGATCGACGGCCCGTACCTGCAGATCCGGAACGTGGACGGCTTCCGCGAGGTGGCCGGGCGCGCGGCCGCCCTCGGCTACGACGGCAAGTGGGTGCTGCACCCCGGCCAGGTGGAGGCGGCCAATGAGGTCTTCTCGCCGGCGCAGGAGGACTACGACCACGCCGAGCTGATCCTCGACGCCTATGACTACTGCACCTCGGCGGAGGGCGGTATGAAGGGCTCGGCGATGCTCGGCGACGAGATGATCGACGAGGCCAGCCGCAAGATGGCCCTGGTCGTCGCGGGCAAGGGCCGCGCCGCCGGAATGAGCCGTACGTCCACCTTCCAGCCCCCGGAGGCGTGA
- the ccrA gene encoding crotonyl-CoA carboxylase/reductase: MNEILDAILASDTAPEEFAALRVPESYRAVTVRKDEAEMFAGLTTREKDPRKSLHVDEVPVPELGPGEALVAVMASSVNYNSVWTSIFEPLPTFGFLERYGKLSPLAKRHDLPYHIIGSDLAGVVLRTGPGVNSWKPGAEVVAHCLSVELESADGHNDTMLDPEQRIWGFETNFGGLAEIALVKSNQLMPKPTHLSWEEAAAPGLVNSTAYRQLVSRNGAGMKQGDNVLIWGASGGLGSYATQFALAGGANPVCVVSSPQKAEICRRMGAEAIIDRTAEDYKFWKDDGTQDPREWKRFGKKIRELTGGEDVDIVFEHPGRETFGASVYVTRKGGTIVTCASTSGYTHEYDNRYLWMSLKRILGSHFANYREAWEANRLIAKGKIHPTLSKTYRLEDTGQATYDVHHNLHQGKVGVLCLAPEEGMGVRDQAMRERHIDAINLFRDDRGV, encoded by the coding sequence ATGAACGAGATACTTGACGCGATCCTGGCGTCGGACACAGCACCCGAGGAGTTCGCGGCACTGCGCGTCCCCGAGTCGTACCGCGCGGTGACCGTGCGCAAGGACGAGGCCGAGATGTTCGCGGGCCTCACCACCCGGGAGAAGGACCCCCGCAAGTCATTGCACGTGGACGAGGTGCCGGTGCCCGAGCTGGGCCCCGGAGAGGCGCTCGTCGCCGTGATGGCCAGCTCGGTCAACTACAACTCCGTGTGGACCTCGATCTTCGAGCCGCTGCCGACCTTCGGCTTCCTGGAGCGGTACGGCAAGCTCTCCCCCCTGGCCAAGCGGCACGACCTGCCGTACCACATCATCGGCTCCGACCTCGCGGGCGTCGTGCTGCGCACCGGCCCCGGCGTGAACTCCTGGAAGCCGGGCGCCGAGGTCGTCGCGCACTGTCTGTCGGTCGAGCTGGAGAGCGCCGACGGCCACAACGACACCATGCTCGACCCCGAGCAGCGCATCTGGGGCTTCGAGACCAACTTCGGCGGGCTCGCCGAGATCGCGCTGGTCAAGTCCAACCAGCTGATGCCCAAGCCAACCCATCTGAGCTGGGAGGAGGCGGCCGCCCCGGGCCTGGTCAACTCCACCGCGTACCGGCAGCTGGTCTCCCGCAACGGCGCCGGGATGAAGCAGGGCGACAACGTCCTGATCTGGGGCGCGAGCGGCGGGCTCGGCTCCTACGCCACCCAGTTCGCGCTGGCCGGCGGGGCCAACCCGGTCTGCGTGGTCTCCTCGCCGCAGAAGGCCGAGATCTGCCGGCGGATGGGCGCCGAGGCGATCATCGACCGCACCGCCGAGGACTACAAGTTCTGGAAGGACGACGGCACCCAGGACCCGCGCGAGTGGAAGCGGTTCGGCAAGAAGATCCGCGAACTGACCGGCGGCGAGGACGTGGACATCGTCTTCGAGCACCCGGGCCGGGAGACCTTCGGCGCGTCCGTCTATGTCACCCGTAAGGGCGGCACGATCGTCACCTGCGCCTCGACCTCCGGCTACACCCACGAGTACGACAACCGCTACCTGTGGATGTCGCTGAAGCGGATCCTCGGCTCGCACTTCGCCAACTACCGCGAGGCGTGGGAGGCCAACCGCCTGATCGCCAAGGGCAAGATCCACCCGACGCTGTCCAAGACGTACCGGCTGGAGGACACCGGCCAGGCCACGTACGACGTCCACCACAACCTCCACCAGGGCAAGGTCGGAGTGTTGTGCCTGGCCCCCGAGGAGGGCATGGGCGTGCGCGACCAGGCGATGCGCGAGCGGCACATCGACGCCATCAATCTGTTCCGCGACGACCGGGGCGTCTGA